The following are from one region of the Endozoicomonas sp. 4G genome:
- a CDS encoding porin family protein, giving the protein MKSSNKKSLSPFVVLPSALALALMSHQAVANESTSDAGYYGSLGFLSANVKAEGMENSLRPGIGSFVEGDDKDKANTYSLALGYDFGNNWRLEGEYTATQEVHFTSDSSTFAGSLNNHYADAQRVMFNVYRDMEIGAGFSAYATGGLGVAKIESSGWQGVPSRQYHNNTDTNLIYAVGVGVGYEPIKNVNFSLGYRYVDLGKVESGMNAFVNSRGLQDEQLRAHLYSSEYSLTARYSF; this is encoded by the coding sequence ATGAAATCGTCTAACAAAAAGTCACTGTCACCCTTTGTAGTTTTGCCATCAGCATTGGCTTTGGCCTTAATGAGCCATCAGGCAGTCGCTAACGAATCTACCTCTGATGCGGGCTATTATGGTTCTCTTGGTTTTCTGTCTGCCAATGTTAAGGCAGAAGGTATGGAGAATAGTCTGCGACCTGGCATCGGAAGTTTCGTTGAAGGCGATGATAAGGATAAAGCGAATACTTACTCACTGGCTCTGGGATATGACTTTGGTAATAACTGGCGTCTCGAAGGTGAATACACTGCCACTCAGGAAGTGCATTTTACCAGTGATTCCAGTACTTTCGCGGGTAGTCTGAATAATCACTATGCGGATGCTCAACGTGTTATGTTCAACGTCTATCGAGATATGGAGATCGGCGCTGGCTTTTCTGCTTATGCCACGGGCGGGCTGGGTGTCGCGAAAATTGAATCCAGCGGCTGGCAGGGTGTTCCATCACGCCAATATCATAACAACACAGACACCAATCTGATTTATGCAGTGGGTGTGGGTGTCGGCTATGAGCCCATCAAAAATGTGAACTTCTCGCTGGGTTATCGCTATGTTGACCTGGGTAAGGTAGAGAGCGGCATGAATGCTTTTGTAAACTCAAGAGGTCTTCAGGACGAGCAACTGCGTGCCCATCTTTATTCCAGTGAATACTCACTGACTGCCCGTTATTCATTTTAA
- a CDS encoding tRNA-dihydrouridine synthase yields the protein MSTITLAPMEGVVDYLLRELLTEAGGIDLCVTEFIRITDTRLPTQTFHRICPELKHGCRTRSGTPVHIQFLGNNPQMMAYNAAKAARLGALGVDLNFGCPAKTVNRHKGGAVLLKEPELIYEIVSAVRNAVPAQVPVTAKMRLGYLDSDLALENARAIESAGANSLAVHARTKLQGYKPPAHWQELVQLREALSIPLVANGDIFKIEDAQRCREVSGCQDIMIGRGILRDPDLPAAIVASQHNPCQEERWTRSLLLIQRFTEKVVSAPAHPEQEHPYFINNPRRYLDGRLKQWLSMMSKSSDNARKLFEKVKRETCLQTLSHIIQSAS from the coding sequence ATGAGCACTATAACCCTGGCCCCCATGGAAGGTGTCGTTGATTACCTGCTGCGGGAACTGCTGACTGAGGCTGGCGGCATTGACCTGTGTGTAACAGAATTTATCCGTATCACGGACACCCGGTTGCCGACACAAACCTTTCACCGGATCTGCCCGGAACTCAAGCACGGCTGTCGCACCCGAAGCGGAACACCTGTTCATATTCAGTTTCTTGGCAATAATCCGCAGATGATGGCCTACAATGCCGCCAAAGCTGCCCGGCTTGGGGCACTGGGGGTGGATTTGAACTTTGGATGTCCTGCTAAAACCGTGAATCGCCATAAAGGAGGCGCAGTCCTCCTGAAAGAACCCGAACTTATTTATGAGATTGTTTCAGCGGTGCGCAACGCGGTTCCTGCGCAAGTGCCCGTCACCGCCAAAATGAGACTGGGCTATCTGGATAGCGACCTTGCCCTGGAAAATGCCCGGGCCATAGAAAGTGCTGGCGCAAACTCTCTGGCGGTTCATGCCAGAACCAAACTTCAGGGTTATAAACCCCCTGCCCACTGGCAGGAATTGGTTCAGCTGCGAGAAGCACTGTCCATTCCGCTGGTGGCGAATGGTGATATCTTCAAAATCGAGGATGCGCAACGCTGCCGGGAAGTGTCTGGCTGTCAGGACATTATGATTGGCCGGGGTATTCTGCGTGATCCGGATCTGCCTGCGGCCATTGTCGCCAGTCAACACAACCCGTGTCAGGAAGAACGCTGGACCCGCTCTCTGTTACTGATCCAGAGGTTTACCGAAAAAGTGGTCTCTGCCCCGGCACACCCGGAGCAGGAACACCCTTATTTCATCAACAACCCCAGGCGCTATCTGGATGGCAGACTGAAACAGTGGCTGAGCATGATGAGCAAAAGTTCTGACAACGCCCGCAAACTGTTTGAAAAAGTAAAGCGGGAGACTTGTCTGCAAACACTGTCGCATATAATCCAGTCGGCTTCCTGA
- a CDS encoding methylglyoxal synthase produces MKYKTHVVPVKKNIALVAHDKKKEELVEWALRHRDELANHQLYATGTTGGLLEKTLSLPIKKFISGPLGGDQQVGALISESKLDLLVFFWDPFESQPHDPDVKALLRIAAVWNIPVACNQSSAEFMFSSDMMGQSHERKIPDYERYLKSRSF; encoded by the coding sequence ATGAAATATAAAACACATGTCGTACCCGTCAAAAAGAACATAGCACTGGTGGCTCACGACAAAAAGAAGGAAGAGCTGGTGGAGTGGGCTCTGCGTCATCGTGATGAGCTGGCCAATCATCAGTTGTATGCCACTGGCACCACCGGTGGCCTTCTGGAAAAGACGCTGTCTCTGCCCATTAAAAAGTTTATCAGTGGCCCTTTGGGTGGCGATCAGCAGGTTGGTGCCTTGATCTCTGAAAGCAAGCTGGATCTGTTGGTATTTTTCTGGGATCCCTTTGAGTCCCAGCCCCATGATCCAGACGTGAAAGCGTTGCTGAGAATTGCCGCGGTCTGGAATATCCCGGTGGCCTGTAACCAAAGCTCTGCTGAGTTTATGTTTTCTTCAGACATGATGGGCCAGAGTCACGAAAGAAAGATTCCGGATTATGAGCGCTATCTGAAGTCCAGGTCTTTTTAA